In one window of Temnothorax longispinosus isolate EJ_2023e chromosome 9, Tlon_JGU_v1, whole genome shotgun sequence DNA:
- the LOC139819188 gene encoding sulfotransferase 4A1-like encodes MSFKDLKVECVKDELAADLSKCYPFFKRGFVKICEKKWFLPYKYVEEGDNIYNFEIRPDDTWVITYPRSGTTMTQELIWLVANDMNFDEAHQKYLVERFPNIEIGVLFDDYIAKNVPGRINTEKNSVEFVKSREKLSPRFIKSHVPLELLPTVVNSTCKIIYVARNPRDVVVSWYKFQKSLKLYEGSFEHFCNNFMNDHTLWSPYWEHVKEAWMMRHRANMMFLFYEDLIKDLSGNIRKIAAFFDKNYSDEQIAKLVDHIRIENFRKNPMVNQPTSDIVMPPEMFIRQGTTGGWKKVFTLEIEERFSKWIADNLKDTDLAFPS; translated from the exons ATGTCATTTAAGGATCTGAAAGTGGAATGCGTCAAGGATGAGCTGGCGGCtgatttatcaaaatgctATCCGTTTTTTAAACGCGGTTTCGTTAAAATATGTGAGAAGAAATGGTTTTTGCCGTATAAATATGTCGAGGAGGGCgacaacatatataattttgaaattcgtCCGGATGATACATGGGTCATTACATATCCTAGATCAG GTACGACGATGACGCAGGAACTTATATGGTTGGTGGCAAACGACATGAATTTCGACGAGGcacatcaaaaatatttagtagAGAGATTTCCTAATATCGA gataGGAGTCTTGTTCGACGATTATATCGCGAAAAACGTTCCTGGTAGGATTAATACGGAGAAAAATAGCGTCGAATTCGTGAAAAGTCGTGAAAAGCTTTCGCCGCGTTTTATTAAGAGTCACGTGCCTCTCGAACTGTTACCGACAGTCGTAAATAGTACTTGCAAG ATTATCTACGTTGCAAGAAATCCAAGAGACGTGGTTGTCTCATGGTATAAATTCCAGAAATCTTTGAAACTGTATGAGGGATCTTTCGAACACTTCTGTAATAATTTCATGAATGACCACA CGCTATGGAGTCCTTATTGGGAACACGTGAAGGAAGCTTGGATGATGAGACACAGAGCAAATATGATGTTTCTTTTCTATGAAGATCTGATAAAG GATTTATCTGGAAACATAAGAAAAATTGCTGCATTCTTTGATAAGAATTACAGTGACGAGCAGATTGCAAAGTTAGTGGATCATATAAGAATAGAGAATTTTCGCAAAAATCCGATGGTGAATCAGCCGACTTCTGACATCGTGATGCCACCAGAAATGTTTATCCGGCAAGGAACAACGGGTGGTTGGAAAAAAGTGTTTACACTAGAGATTGAGGAGAGATTTAGCAAATGGATCGCTGACAATTTAAAAGATACGGATCTGGCTTTTCCAAGTTAA